One region of Halodesulfovibrio sp. MK-HDV genomic DNA includes:
- a CDS encoding helix-turn-helix domain-containing protein, whose product MIKWNGKEYRCPVEVGMDAISGKWKSLILWHLHEGDKRYKELERIVPGVSQKMLTQQLKEMERDGLLIRTVYPEVPPRVEYALTPLGHSAFPILKMMHDWAIDELGCEHACTRSSD is encoded by the coding sequence ATGATTAAATGGAACGGGAAGGAATATCGATGCCCTGTTGAAGTGGGCATGGATGCTATCAGCGGTAAATGGAAAAGTCTTATTCTCTGGCATCTGCACGAAGGGGATAAGCGATATAAGGAACTGGAGCGTATTGTTCCGGGTGTGAGTCAAAAGATGCTGACGCAGCAACTGAAAGAAATGGAGCGCGATGGATTACTTATTCGCACCGTTTATCCCGAGGTTCCACCGCGCGTTGAATATGCACTTACCCCGTTAGGGCACAGCGCTTTTCCCATTTTAAAGATGATGCATGACTGGGCAATTGATGAGTTGGGCTGCGAGCATGCATGCACTCGTAGTTCTGATTAA
- the pheA gene encoding prephenate dehydratase, with protein sequence MSEQKKADTPDNAGADTDTSVDNLPRLKEVRSEIDATDIELLDLLNRRASLSLEVGKLKRGKQDVVFKPFREKEVLDNLRSNNDGPIPIEHLRFIYREIFSSSRALQRPQRVAYLGPEGTFSYFAGIEFLGRSVDYTPQKDLNAVFRAVANNECELGVIPLENSLYGSVGQSLDLFMEHNLYIEAELFCRISHSLLTREKLLADIHTVYSHPQPLGQCSHWLRSTLPNARIIPTESTAAAARRVQEEEGAAAIGHGSLADLLKLNILAEHIEDTQDNWTRFVIIGSKPSDGEGQDKTSLLFTVPDKPGALANVLNIMAREGLNMKKLESRPMRGEKWRYVFFVDIESDLSTEEYEQLIAELHAECQSLRILGSYPAGQYTDFTKASDIATATDEQKK encoded by the coding sequence ATGTCTGAACAAAAAAAAGCAGACACACCTGACAATGCAGGTGCCGATACTGATACCAGCGTAGACAATCTGCCGCGCCTCAAAGAGGTTCGCAGCGAAATCGACGCTACAGACATTGAACTCCTTGATTTACTCAATCGCCGTGCTTCTCTTTCCCTCGAAGTAGGTAAGCTGAAACGCGGCAAACAAGATGTAGTATTTAAGCCGTTCCGCGAAAAGGAAGTGCTCGACAATCTTCGTTCTAACAACGACGGGCCCATTCCTATTGAGCATCTACGCTTTATCTACCGCGAAATTTTCTCCTCCTCCCGTGCTTTGCAGCGTCCTCAGCGAGTTGCTTACCTCGGGCCGGAAGGTACCTTTTCCTATTTTGCCGGAATTGAATTTCTGGGTCGTTCTGTAGATTATACACCACAAAAAGACCTTAATGCTGTATTCCGCGCTGTAGCTAACAATGAATGTGAGTTGGGAGTTATCCCGCTTGAAAATTCATTGTACGGCTCAGTGGGACAAAGCCTTGATCTTTTTATGGAGCATAACCTTTATATTGAGGCAGAACTTTTCTGCCGCATCAGCCATAGCTTGCTTACCCGTGAAAAACTGCTTGCAGATATTCACACCGTGTACTCGCACCCACAACCGCTGGGACAATGCTCACACTGGCTGCGCTCAACATTACCTAATGCGCGCATCATCCCGACAGAGAGCACCGCAGCGGCTGCACGAAGAGTTCAGGAAGAAGAAGGCGCAGCAGCCATCGGGCACGGCAGCCTTGCTGACTTGCTCAAGCTGAACATTTTGGCTGAACACATTGAAGATACACAGGACAACTGGACTCGCTTCGTCATCATCGGCTCCAAACCGAGCGATGGAGAAGGACAGGATAAAACATCCTTGCTCTTTACCGTACCGGATAAACCCGGTGCCCTTGCAAACGTGCTCAACATCATGGCACGCGAAGGGCTGAATATGAAAAAGCTCGAATCGCGTCCGATGCGCGGCGAAAAATGGCGTTACGTCTTCTTTGTCGACATCGAAAGTGACCTTTCTACGGAAGAATACGAGCAGCTTATTGCAGAGTTACATGCTGAATGTCAGTCCCTGCGTATTCTGGGCAGTTACCCTGCCGGACAATACACGGACTTTACTAAAGCCAGTGACATTGCCACAGCAACGGATGAACAAAAAAAATAA
- a CDS encoding lactoylglutathione lyase family protein encodes MTYPRNFSHIGLSVTDLEKAVEFYTKVMGWYLIMPPTEIKQDESAIGIMCNDVFGKGWGSFKIAHLSTGDKIGVEIFEFPNAERRENNFEYWKSGIFHYCVQDPDVEGLAAKIVEHGGKQRMPVREYYPGEKPYRMVYCEDPFGNLVEIYSHSYELTYSAGAYQDKL; translated from the coding sequence ATGACATATCCAAGAAATTTTTCGCATATAGGGCTTAGCGTAACAGACCTTGAAAAGGCAGTTGAATTTTATACAAAAGTTATGGGTTGGTACCTTATTATGCCGCCAACCGAAATTAAACAGGATGAATCCGCCATCGGGATCATGTGTAACGATGTTTTCGGTAAAGGCTGGGGCAGCTTTAAAATTGCCCATCTTTCCACAGGCGACAAAATTGGTGTGGAAATTTTTGAATTTCCCAATGCAGAACGCCGCGAAAATAATTTTGAGTACTGGAAATCAGGCATTTTCCATTACTGCGTTCAAGACCCTGATGTTGAAGGGCTTGCCGCAAAAATTGTAGAACATGGCGGAAAACAACGCATGCCTGTACGCGAATACTACCCGGGTGAAAAACCGTACCGCATGGTGTACTGCGAAGATCCGTTCGGCAACTTGGTAGAAATTTACAGCCACAGTTACGAGCTTACCTATTCCGCAGGTGCATATCAGGACAAGCTGTAG
- a CDS encoding 2-amino-3,7-dideoxy-D-threo-hept-6-ulosonate synthase, with translation MEIGKKIRMERIINRVTGRTIIVPMDHGVSVGPIDGLVDMRKAVSNIAEGGADAVLMHKGLVRCGHRAGGRDVGLIVHLSSSTSLAPSPNAKTLTATVEDAIKHGADGVSVHVNLGDETESQMLSDLGRVSAIANDWGIPLLAMMYARGQHIHNPFDVKNVAHCARVAVELGADLVKVSYPGDIDSFSQVVEACCVPVVIAGGEKMNSTREFITMVHDSVRAGGAGLSVGRNVFQHKNSAMLVKALRGVVHEDWDVEQAMELVGND, from the coding sequence ATGGAAATTGGCAAGAAGATCCGCATGGAGCGCATTATTAACAGAGTCACCGGTCGAACAATTATTGTTCCTATGGACCACGGTGTTTCTGTTGGCCCGATCGACGGACTTGTAGACATGCGAAAAGCAGTCAGCAACATTGCAGAAGGTGGCGCAGATGCCGTACTGATGCACAAAGGTCTTGTTCGTTGTGGTCACCGCGCAGGCGGACGTGATGTTGGACTTATCGTCCACCTCTCAAGTTCAACTTCACTTGCTCCCTCACCAAACGCTAAAACACTCACTGCAACCGTTGAAGATGCTATCAAGCACGGCGCAGACGGTGTATCTGTTCACGTTAACCTCGGTGACGAAACAGAAAGTCAAATGCTGTCAGACCTCGGCAGAGTATCCGCCATTGCTAACGATTGGGGCATCCCGCTTCTCGCAATGATGTACGCACGAGGCCAGCATATTCATAATCCATTCGACGTTAAAAACGTAGCCCACTGTGCCCGTGTTGCTGTAGAATTAGGCGCAGATCTCGTAAAAGTTTCCTACCCTGGCGATATCGATTCTTTCTCACAGGTTGTAGAGGCATGTTGTGTTCCGGTTGTTATTGCCGGTGGCGAAAAAATGAACTCCACTCGCGAATTCATCACCATGGTTCACGACTCTGTTCGCGCTGGCGGTGCCGGTCTTTCAGTTGGTCGTAACGTCTTCCAGCACAAAAACAGTGCAATGCTCGTTAAAGCGCTTCGCGGCGTAGTGCATGAAGACTGGGATGTTGAGCAGGCAATGGAACTCGTAGGAAACGATTAA
- a CDS encoding aspartate ammonia-lyase, with product MKQGIRIESDSMGNIEVPDDCYWGAQTQRSLHHFSIGAERIPLEVIIALAHIKKAAAHANVEIGVLSEDVGQLIIDVADEICNGGHDGQFPLHVWQTGSGTQTNMNVNEVIANRANEIAGSPLGSKTPVHPNDHVNRSQSSNDVFPSAMNVAAAIAIEYYLIPSIEALIKVFAEKAALWADVPKLGRTHRQDAVPMTVGQELSAYVYQLEADLERLGQALPQLHTLPLGGTAVGTGLNTPKGFAERAIGHLAEYIGIPFTPMENAFAGLSSSDDIVSASGAVRTLACTLLKIANDIALLSSGPRAGIGEYILPANEPGSSIMPGKVNPTQCEALSMVCVQVMGLDSSLAFAGSQGVMQLNVYRPLMIYNLLSSIRLITDSTRMFTQYAVAGLELNFKKIEDYLSSSLMLVTALTPVIGYDKAAEAAKKAYEQDRTLKDVVLEDGLLDEQSFDDAMNYMRMAKPHEE from the coding sequence ATGAAGCAAGGCATCCGGATAGAATCTGATTCAATGGGCAATATTGAAGTGCCTGACGATTGTTACTGGGGCGCACAGACGCAGCGTTCGTTGCATCATTTTTCTATCGGCGCAGAGCGGATTCCGCTTGAAGTCATTATCGCGCTTGCTCATATCAAGAAAGCAGCAGCACATGCCAACGTAGAAATTGGTGTGCTTTCGGAAGATGTGGGGCAGCTCATTATTGACGTTGCGGATGAAATTTGCAACGGCGGGCATGATGGTCAATTTCCGCTTCATGTGTGGCAAACGGGTAGTGGTACGCAGACAAATATGAATGTGAACGAGGTGATCGCCAACCGTGCAAATGAAATAGCTGGCAGCCCTTTAGGAAGTAAAACTCCTGTGCATCCTAATGACCATGTGAACCGCTCGCAGTCTTCAAACGATGTTTTTCCAAGTGCTATGAATGTGGCAGCAGCCATTGCCATAGAATATTATCTTATTCCCTCCATTGAAGCACTAATCAAAGTTTTTGCAGAAAAAGCTGCTTTGTGGGCTGATGTTCCTAAGCTGGGGCGCACCCACAGGCAGGATGCTGTTCCTATGACCGTAGGGCAGGAGCTTTCTGCCTACGTGTATCAGCTTGAAGCTGATCTTGAGCGGTTGGGGCAGGCGCTGCCGCAGTTGCATACGCTTCCTCTTGGTGGCACAGCAGTCGGAACAGGTTTGAATACTCCGAAAGGCTTTGCAGAGCGTGCCATTGGGCACCTTGCAGAATACATAGGTATTCCGTTTACGCCTATGGAAAATGCTTTTGCAGGGTTATCATCAAGTGATGACATAGTTTCCGCATCTGGTGCTGTACGTACTCTTGCATGTACTCTTTTGAAAATCGCAAACGACATTGCTTTGCTTTCTTCCGGCCCGCGTGCTGGGATCGGCGAATACATTCTTCCTGCTAATGAACCGGGCTCTTCAATTATGCCGGGGAAGGTGAATCCTACACAGTGCGAAGCGTTGTCTATGGTGTGCGTGCAGGTGATGGGGCTTGATTCCTCATTGGCTTTTGCAGGCTCACAGGGGGTTATGCAGTTGAATGTGTACCGCCCGTTGATGATTTATAATCTTCTCTCTTCAATCCGTTTGATTACAGACTCTACCCGTATGTTCACACAATATGCAGTGGCAGGGCTTGAGTTGAATTTCAAAAAGATTGAGGACTACTTGTCTTCGTCTCTCATGCTTGTAACGGCGCTTACGCCGGTTATCGGATATGACAAAGCCGCTGAGGCAGCAAAGAAAGCATACGAGCAAGATAGAACGCTTAAAGACGTTGTTCTTGAAGATGGATTGCTGGACGAACAGTCATTTGATGACGCTATGAACTATATGCGCATGGCGAAACCGCACGAAGAGTAA
- a CDS encoding HD domain-containing phosphohydrolase has product MSAHKQQYLSNSLPTSGKNQRKRWKQFKSTIVSASRMQQLRKVNAYFNKWPYRLDRENWGKREYWASPPEFVKKSGDCEDYAIAKYYALRELGVPASSMRIVALMDNIRRLGHAVLVVFYKGDAWVLDNQTKLVLSHSKFSHYVPQFSVNETNRWAHIPVKKNQPASKPKKMIPELKMPTKTNDYELPVTQDKRSRLKWFGIAVLSAIVVISALLCFIHIKSEEAVLKVRLEKQQKLLATGRSESINNWLQAMAEQGDRLINADLFRLFASEVNLLGDNIGSLYAEEASQADDSTLAQQLPMMRNLLEEFSSYAGFSDSRIINRFGQTYIATNANVSALSQEQLDMVHTVLQNPKVHFSTVRNSSNGLVFDMFLPIFPPEFEGEYTKPISVLMLSKIASGKITEIISASPLAEQGNTTHLVQKINGALQDILPWQPEGILEINSSFGTIEEDILPFALRENLSNTANGYSFGIKIPNINWWVIEEIDYDIARAELTSTIQTTLVIALLAIGAFTLVIFLFWWLLISQDNKKVADNFRELAMTIKEQKMFLDSINDTIPDYIALKNNDGIYQYVNPAFANAVGRTVEEMHGLDDTAVFGYATANRLASSDQLVNMSEESINITEKIYLQSQRYVMQISKAPFFDGEGTLNGIVSVFRDITAAVEAEEQRKLAEQQTITALASTIEHIDPYLGGHTRMLESVSIELARNLNMSDAEISTIEAAANLSQIGKLFVPREILLKPGALTPDEKVEMDKHALHAKEVLSNIEFGLPVVETVTQMNEKMDGSGYPDHLHGKDIIPPAKLLGLTNTFCALIRPRAYRPALSVENSFEILKEMENFYDPEMIAALERLLNTRFGEEFIKEVNAM; this is encoded by the coding sequence ATGTCTGCACATAAGCAGCAATATCTTTCAAATTCGCTACCTACGTCCGGAAAAAACCAGCGAAAACGCTGGAAACAATTTAAAAGCACAATTGTTTCCGCATCACGTATGCAGCAACTACGCAAGGTGAATGCCTACTTTAACAAGTGGCCGTATCGCCTTGATAGAGAAAACTGGGGAAAACGCGAGTACTGGGCATCACCACCTGAATTCGTTAAGAAATCAGGAGACTGCGAAGATTACGCAATTGCCAAGTACTATGCATTACGAGAATTGGGAGTACCCGCAAGTTCCATGCGAATTGTCGCACTTATGGACAACATCCGACGTCTTGGTCATGCAGTGTTGGTTGTCTTCTATAAAGGTGATGCATGGGTGCTGGACAACCAGACAAAACTGGTACTCTCGCATTCAAAATTCTCTCACTATGTACCGCAGTTTTCTGTAAACGAAACTAATCGTTGGGCACATATCCCTGTGAAAAAAAATCAACCGGCTTCCAAGCCGAAAAAAATGATCCCGGAGCTGAAAATGCCTACTAAAACGAATGACTATGAGCTTCCCGTTACGCAGGATAAGCGCTCTCGTCTAAAATGGTTCGGCATCGCTGTGCTTTCCGCTATTGTTGTCATTTCTGCGCTACTCTGCTTCATTCACATTAAAAGTGAAGAAGCAGTACTCAAGGTTCGCCTTGAAAAGCAGCAGAAGCTGCTGGCAACAGGGCGTTCGGAAAGCATCAACAACTGGCTGCAAGCAATGGCTGAACAAGGTGACAGGCTCATTAATGCCGACCTGTTCCGTCTGTTTGCTTCAGAAGTGAACTTACTGGGTGATAATATCGGCAGCTTGTACGCAGAAGAAGCGTCACAAGCAGATGACTCTACCCTTGCGCAACAGTTACCTATGATGCGCAATCTGCTCGAAGAGTTTTCCAGCTATGCAGGCTTTTCCGACAGTCGAATCATCAACCGGTTCGGTCAAACCTACATTGCCACCAACGCAAACGTTTCTGCCCTTAGTCAGGAACAACTCGATATGGTGCATACTGTTCTGCAAAACCCTAAAGTCCATTTTTCCACTGTACGCAATAGCAGCAACGGGCTTGTTTTCGACATGTTCCTGCCTATTTTCCCGCCGGAATTTGAAGGAGAATACACAAAGCCTATTTCTGTTCTTATGCTTTCGAAGATTGCTTCAGGAAAAATTACAGAAATTATTTCCGCTTCTCCACTAGCCGAGCAAGGCAACACAACGCATCTTGTACAAAAGATAAATGGTGCCCTGCAGGACATTCTCCCTTGGCAACCGGAAGGCATTTTAGAGATAAATTCATCATTCGGCACGATTGAAGAAGACATTCTTCCTTTCGCCCTGCGTGAAAACCTGAGCAATACGGCAAATGGATATTCATTCGGAATCAAAATTCCGAATATCAACTGGTGGGTCATTGAAGAAATTGACTACGATATTGCCCGCGCAGAGCTTACCTCAACTATCCAGACAACTCTTGTCATTGCTTTGCTCGCTATCGGTGCCTTTACACTGGTTATCTTCCTGTTCTGGTGGCTGCTCATTTCACAGGACAACAAAAAAGTTGCAGATAACTTCCGCGAACTCGCTATGACGATCAAAGAACAGAAAATGTTCCTTGATTCTATTAACGATACTATTCCGGATTATATCGCGCTCAAAAATAATGATGGAATATACCAGTACGTGAACCCGGCATTTGCAAATGCCGTTGGTCGTACTGTTGAGGAAATGCATGGACTGGATGACACCGCAGTCTTCGGTTACGCAACGGCAAACCGCCTTGCGTCCTCCGACCAGCTTGTGAATATGTCTGAAGAGTCCATCAACATTACAGAGAAGATTTACCTTCAGTCACAGCGTTACGTGATGCAGATATCCAAAGCACCGTTCTTCGACGGGGAAGGCACGCTTAACGGCATTGTTTCCGTTTTCCGTGACATTACCGCCGCTGTTGAAGCTGAAGAGCAACGAAAATTAGCTGAACAGCAAACGATTACTGCACTGGCAAGCACCATTGAGCATATTGACCCGTACCTTGGCGGTCACACCCGTATGCTCGAATCAGTTTCTATAGAACTTGCCCGTAACTTAAATATGTCCGACGCAGAAATCTCTACCATTGAAGCAGCAGCAAACCTTTCCCAGATTGGTAAGCTCTTTGTACCGCGCGAGATTTTGCTGAAACCGGGTGCTCTGACACCGGATGAAAAAGTTGAGATGGATAAACATGCGTTGCATGCAAAAGAAGTTCTCAGCAATATTGAATTCGGGCTGCCCGTTGTAGAAACCGTAACGCAGATGAACGAAAAGATGGACGGCTCCGGCTATCCGGACCATTTGCACGGTAAGGATATTATTCCTCCGGCAAAATTACTCGGTCTTACAAACACGTTCTGCGCACTTATCAGACCTCGTGCGTATCGCCCTGCATTGTCCGTTGAAAATTCATTTGAAATCTTGAAAGAGATGGAGAATTTCTATGATCCGGAAATGATCGCAGCGCTCGAACGTTTGCTTAATACTAGATTTGGCGAAGAGTTTATTAAGGAAGTTAACGCAATGTAG
- a CDS encoding 3-dehydroquinate synthase II family protein — MKKVLFASVPFNKDHVTLALESGVDGIIVPEKHMAGVASLSRCTVLAAESMPVITLTEKSVEEEAADRLKKGEQVIIGHGWEIIPIENLLAQSDNVLVEANTTEEAHLAFGILERGVEGVVVTANGVTQLKQIVAQCKLSMGTLDLVPATVTEVLSSGLGHRVCVDTLSVLKRGQGMLVGNSSAFTFLVHAETENNEYVAARPFRINAGAVHAYTQLPHDKTTYLEELSSGDEVLIVNHDGSTSIAIVGRCKTEVRPMLLIKAEVNGVEGAVFLQNAETIRVVDTKGTPISVVNLKKGDEILVRTDIAGRHFGMRIEEEIKEG, encoded by the coding sequence ATGAAAAAAGTTCTCTTCGCAAGCGTACCGTTCAATAAAGATCACGTCACCCTCGCTCTGGAATCAGGCGTCGACGGCATTATCGTACCGGAAAAACATATGGCCGGAGTAGCCAGTCTATCCCGCTGCACCGTGCTCGCAGCAGAGTCTATGCCTGTCATTACGCTTACTGAAAAAAGTGTCGAAGAAGAGGCAGCAGACCGTCTGAAAAAAGGCGAGCAAGTCATTATCGGTCACGGATGGGAAATTATCCCGATTGAAAATTTATTAGCGCAGTCTGACAACGTGCTGGTTGAAGCCAACACAACAGAAGAAGCGCATCTTGCTTTCGGCATCCTTGAAAGAGGCGTAGAAGGCGTGGTTGTCACTGCAAATGGAGTTACTCAATTGAAGCAGATTGTAGCGCAGTGCAAACTCTCCATGGGAACGCTGGATCTCGTTCCGGCAACTGTCACAGAAGTTCTCTCATCAGGCTTAGGCCACCGAGTTTGTGTTGATACACTCTCCGTCCTCAAAAGAGGTCAGGGTATGCTCGTCGGGAATTCTTCTGCCTTTACCTTCCTCGTCCATGCTGAAACCGAAAACAACGAATACGTGGCTGCCCGTCCGTTTCGTATTAATGCAGGAGCTGTGCACGCATATACACAGTTGCCGCACGATAAAACAACATACCTTGAAGAACTTTCTTCCGGCGACGAAGTGCTCATCGTTAACCACGACGGTTCCACTTCCATCGCAATCGTAGGACGTTGCAAAACAGAAGTTCGTCCTATGCTGCTGATTAAAGCCGAAGTAAATGGTGTTGAAGGCGCAGTGTTCCTGCAAAATGCAGAAACTATCCGCGTAGTCGACACAAAAGGTACCCCGATCAGTGTTGTTAATTTGAAGAAAGGTGACGAAATTCTCGTTCGTACCGACATTGCAGGCCGTCATTTCGGAATGCGTATCGAAGAAGAGATCAAGGAAGGCTAG
- a CDS encoding nitroreductase family protein: MNVLEAIANRRSIRKFTAKPVSEEKIDTMLKAAMAAPSAGNEQPWQFIVIDDKAQLEKTAKLSPYIGMAAKAPLSIMVLGDRNVEKYPGNWMLDCSAAIQNLLLAAHSEGLGAVWCGLWPEEDRVDAARVLVKAPENAVPLAVIVLGHPDQNLKPQDRFDASRVHKNIW; the protein is encoded by the coding sequence ATGAACGTACTTGAAGCCATTGCCAACCGTCGCTCTATTCGCAAATTCACAGCAAAGCCAGTCAGCGAAGAAAAAATTGACACCATGCTCAAAGCCGCCATGGCAGCTCCTAGCGCCGGTAACGAGCAGCCTTGGCAGTTCATTGTAATAGACGACAAAGCACAGCTTGAAAAAACTGCCAAACTCAGCCCGTACATCGGCATGGCTGCAAAAGCTCCGTTGTCCATCATGGTACTCGGTGACCGTAACGTTGAAAAATATCCGGGTAACTGGATGCTCGATTGTTCCGCAGCTATCCAGAACCTACTTCTTGCAGCACACAGCGAAGGACTCGGCGCAGTATGGTGCGGATTATGGCCTGAAGAAGATCGTGTAGATGCAGCGCGTGTACTCGTTAAAGCACCGGAAAACGCAGTACCTCTTGCTGTCATCGTGCTTGGGCATCCTGACCAGAACCTCAAGCCTCAAGACAGATTTGACGCTTCTCGTGTTCATAAAAACATTTGGTAA
- the aroA gene encoding 3-phosphoshikimate 1-carboxyvinyltransferase has protein sequence MIAITAPASKSVSHRMIIGAAMAAGDSTVSGVLESDDLARTIGIFNDCGAKIYRREAGVYTVTGCCGTPAGGMAEPVSCDVHESGTTCRLLTGVLAAGLGKFRIHGAPRMHERPIKELANALSSLKVEVTYEGVEGCPPVVLDTDGLKGSEVSISLEESSQYLSGLLLAAPSTRGLTINLVGNKAVSWPYVGLTLDAMELFGITFRVETLEGSEWVEKDWRSFETAVPNKTRFIVKPGMYRNGDYTVEGDWSNASYFLAAGTLGTEPVHIANLRKDSLQGDKAMFTILQQMGAKLEWKDNGVTVHPSKLKGVDVDMGNCPDLVPTVAALAAYAEGETTIRNVAHLRIKECDRLAGPAAELGKAGIETEVTEDGITIRPNRKNIAAPAGTVFSTYNDHRMAMSLALLQFTLGDIEFDNKACVAKSFPTFWEEWEKVSPCRR, from the coding sequence ATGATCGCCATCACCGCCCCAGCTTCTAAATCAGTATCCCATCGTATGATCATCGGCGCCGCTATGGCAGCAGGTGACTCTACAGTATCCGGCGTACTTGAAAGCGACGATTTAGCACGCACCATCGGTATTTTTAACGACTGCGGCGCAAAAATCTATCGGCGGGAAGCTGGCGTTTATACCGTCACCGGTTGCTGCGGCACTCCGGCAGGCGGCATGGCTGAACCTGTCTCTTGTGACGTGCATGAATCCGGAACAACTTGTCGTCTCCTAACTGGTGTACTTGCAGCAGGTTTGGGAAAATTCCGCATTCACGGTGCTCCGCGGATGCATGAAAGACCCATAAAAGAACTTGCAAATGCACTCTCAAGCCTTAAAGTAGAAGTTACGTACGAAGGCGTAGAGGGTTGTCCGCCGGTTGTTTTAGACACAGATGGACTGAAAGGAAGCGAAGTTTCCATATCATTGGAAGAATCCAGTCAGTACCTTTCTGGCTTGCTATTGGCAGCACCTTCTACCCGTGGTCTGACAATTAATCTTGTCGGCAATAAAGCAGTGAGCTGGCCTTACGTAGGACTTACTTTGGACGCTATGGAGCTGTTCGGCATCACCTTCCGCGTAGAAACACTGGAAGGCTCCGAGTGGGTTGAAAAAGACTGGCGCTCATTTGAAACCGCCGTCCCGAACAAAACACGCTTCATTGTTAAGCCGGGTATGTACCGCAACGGCGACTACACGGTAGAGGGTGACTGGTCTAACGCATCATACTTCCTCGCAGCCGGTACCCTTGGAACAGAACCTGTGCACATTGCCAACCTTCGTAAAGATTCTTTGCAAGGTGACAAAGCAATGTTCACAATACTGCAACAAATGGGTGCTAAGCTTGAATGGAAAGATAACGGAGTGACCGTACATCCATCCAAACTGAAAGGCGTTGATGTAGATATGGGCAACTGTCCAGATCTCGTGCCTACCGTTGCCGCACTTGCCGCATATGCAGAAGGTGAAACCACCATCCGCAACGTAGCGCATTTGCGAATTAAAGAATGTGACAGACTCGCGGGACCGGCAGCCGAATTAGGCAAAGCCGGTATCGAAACAGAAGTCACAGAAGACGGAATCACCATCCGTCCTAATAGAAAAAATATTGCAGCGCCTGCGGGCACTGTATTTTCGACCTACAACGACCACCGAATGGCTATGAGCCTTGCGCTGCTTCAGTTTACACTCGGTGACATTGAGTTTGATAACAAAGCATGCGTTGCTAAATCCTTCCCTACCTTCTGGGAAGAGTGGGAGAAAGTATCACCATGCAGGAGATAG